The following are encoded in a window of Telmatobacter sp. DSM 110680 genomic DNA:
- the argB gene encoding acetylglutamate kinase has product MKYVVKLGGAGLEVPELLQGCVRAITDLVRDGNQVAVVHGGGVQLTRMMERLGAKSEFVNGLRVTDAETRNIALMVFAGKVNKGLVAALGALGQPAVGMTGGDGLLFRARKKRTEPDLGFVGEIVASDPRWLEAIWSLNGVPVIAPIALGFDGEYYNVNGDEMAAACAVACHADALVFLTDVPGVKGANGQVMRWLSIDQIAEMAKNAIISGGMLPKLGACREALLNGVKRVRILPAEAAGSLPDLCSSRVAHGTEVMVA; this is encoded by the coding sequence ATGAAGTATGTCGTAAAGCTAGGTGGTGCCGGCCTTGAGGTTCCGGAACTTCTGCAGGGCTGCGTTCGCGCCATTACAGACTTGGTTCGCGATGGAAACCAGGTGGCGGTCGTGCATGGTGGCGGCGTGCAGCTGACGCGCATGATGGAGAGGCTTGGCGCGAAGAGTGAGTTCGTGAATGGGCTGCGCGTGACTGATGCTGAGACGCGGAATATTGCCCTTATGGTTTTTGCGGGCAAGGTGAATAAAGGCTTAGTAGCCGCGCTGGGGGCGCTTGGTCAGCCTGCGGTGGGCATGACAGGCGGCGATGGATTGCTTTTTCGCGCGCGCAAGAAGCGCACCGAGCCAGATTTGGGATTTGTAGGCGAGATCGTGGCGAGCGATCCGCGGTGGCTGGAGGCAATCTGGAGTTTGAATGGCGTTCCAGTGATCGCACCAATTGCTCTGGGGTTTGATGGCGAATATTACAACGTGAACGGTGATGAGATGGCGGCAGCCTGTGCGGTGGCGTGCCATGCGGATGCGCTGGTGTTCTTGACGGATGTGCCGGGAGTGAAGGGCGCGAACGGTCAAGTTATGCGGTGGCTCAGCATTGACCAGATCGCGGAGATGGCGAAGAACGCGATTATCTCCGGGGGAATGCTGCCGAAGCTCGGCGCTTGCCGTGAGGCGTTGCTAAACGGCGTGAAGCGTGTACGGATTTTACCCGCGGAGGCTGCCGGTTCCCTTCCCGACCTGTGCAGCAGCCGTGTAGCCCACGGCACTGAAGTGATGGTGGCTTGA
- a CDS encoding aspartate aminotransferase family protein, with protein MTKLDQIRAAESKLLLQTYERNPILFVRGEGVHLIDEGGAKYLDLLSGIGVNALGYGHPAIERAIVNQSRALIHTSNLFYHEGQAELAMRLTERTGMDRVFFSNTGTEAWEGALKLARAHAGLLRSEGKQIGTKFLALEQSFHGRTYGSMSTTYKAKYREPFAPGVPGVEFVKFNYVADLRAKFSNEVCAILVEAIQGEGGIRPLTQEFFAEARKLADSTGALLIVDEIQAGMGRTGKWCAYQHFGIKPDVTTLAKPIAGGIPLGAILCTEEAARAIHAGMHGTTFGGGPLACAVAIAVIDAIENEGLLKNTTEVGDYFQAQLRGMAKKHDCIKDVRGKGLMLAAELDSADLAKLTVAEMLKRHILINCTSDTVLRFLPPFILERKHVDEAIKALDEIFTEKAAALSAANQTAGGNNRG; from the coding sequence GTGACGAAACTGGATCAAATCCGCGCAGCAGAGTCGAAGCTACTGCTGCAAACCTACGAACGGAATCCAATTCTCTTTGTTCGCGGAGAGGGTGTGCACCTGATCGATGAGGGTGGCGCAAAGTATCTTGACCTGCTGAGTGGCATCGGCGTGAATGCGTTGGGCTATGGGCATCCAGCGATTGAGCGAGCCATCGTGAACCAGAGTCGCGCGCTGATTCACACGTCGAACCTCTTCTATCACGAGGGTCAGGCAGAACTGGCGATGCGGCTGACGGAGCGCACGGGGATGGATCGAGTGTTCTTTTCGAACACCGGCACCGAGGCGTGGGAGGGCGCGTTAAAACTGGCCCGTGCTCATGCGGGATTGCTGCGGAGCGAAGGCAAGCAGATCGGGACAAAGTTCCTGGCGCTGGAGCAGAGCTTTCACGGTCGCACCTACGGGTCGATGTCGACTACGTACAAGGCGAAGTACCGCGAGCCATTTGCGCCGGGCGTGCCGGGGGTAGAGTTTGTGAAGTTCAACTATGTGGCGGACCTTCGCGCCAAATTTTCGAATGAAGTATGCGCGATTCTCGTAGAGGCGATTCAAGGCGAGGGTGGAATTCGGCCGTTGACGCAGGAGTTTTTTGCGGAGGCCCGGAAGCTTGCGGATTCCACGGGCGCGTTGCTGATTGTGGATGAGATTCAGGCTGGCATGGGTCGCACTGGAAAATGGTGCGCATACCAACACTTCGGCATCAAGCCGGATGTAACGACACTGGCAAAGCCTATTGCGGGTGGTATTCCGCTGGGTGCGATTTTGTGCACGGAAGAAGCTGCGCGCGCGATTCATGCAGGCATGCATGGAACGACGTTTGGCGGCGGACCGTTGGCGTGCGCCGTGGCGATCGCCGTGATCGATGCTATCGAGAATGAAGGGCTGCTGAAAAACACGACAGAGGTGGGCGATTACTTCCAGGCGCAGCTGCGAGGGATGGCAAAGAAACACGATTGCATTAAGGATGTTCGCGGCAAAGGACTCATGCTGGCGGCGGAGTTGGATTCGGCGGACTTAGCAAAGCTCACCGTGGCCGAGATGCTGAAGCGCCACATCCTGATCAACTGCACGAGTGATACCGTGTTGCGATTCCTGCCGCCGTTCATTCTGGAGCGCAAACACGTCGACGAGGCTATCAAGGCGCTCGACGAGATATTTACAGAGAAAGCCGCGGCATTGAGTGCGGCAAATCAGACCGCAGGAGGAAACAACCGTGGCTAG